The region TGCCCAGTCTTTATGTGACGCTGGGGCCGGAAACGGTGCGCGAGAAGTCCGATAAAACCGGGCACGGCGCGCTGCATACGATCACGGTTTCGGTTGTGACCGACCGGGCGGGGTTTCAGACGGCGAAAGAGGTGGCGGGCGCGGTGAGCGATGCGCTGGTTGATGCGGACCTTACGTTGGCGCGCGGTCGGCTGGTCTATCTCGCTTTTGATCGCGCACTGGCCAAGCTTGAAGGTACCGGCACGCAACGACGGATCGACCTGCGCTTTCGCGCCCGTGTCGAAGACAATTGACCCATCATTGAATTCATCAGAACGGAGAGAAAAAATGGCGGCTCAGAATGGCAAGGATCTTCTGATCAAAGTGGACCTGACCGGTGACGGTCAGTTTGGAACGGTGGCGGGGCTGCGTGCGACGCGGATCAGCTTCAACGCTGAAAGTGTGGACGTAACCAGCC is a window of Rhodobacteraceae bacterium LMO-JJ12 DNA encoding:
- a CDS encoding DUF3168 domain-containing protein, which encodes MSYGVSSALQMAIYQHLAADTALSVLVGNAIYDALPAGALPSLYVTLGPETVREKSDKTGHGALHTITVSVVTDRAGFQTAKEVAGAVSDALVDADLTLARGRLVYLAFDRALAKLEGTGTQRRIDLRFRARVEDN